The Bacillota bacterium genome contains the following window.
GGGCGCCGGCATCCTCCCGGCAAGATCCCCGTCCAAGGAGATATCATAGCCAAGCCCGTTTCGGGTGAGCTCCCCGTTCTTCAGGGATAGCACGAAATCCTTTGTGACTTCGCCCGAGAATGTCATCCCACCCTCTCCGGCATGCACAACAGGTGAAGCGCCCAGGGCAACCAGCAAGACAGCCAGCCAAAGCATCGCCCCATTCAACGCCGAGCCCCTGGCCGCATGTGAACGAGTTTTTCTCATAAACCATACTCCCCTCATGAACAAGACCCCCCTTGGCGTCGCAATAACGGCAGTGCAATAACGGCAGTGCAATAACGGCTTGACATCCCTATAAAGGGCCGGCTCTAACCGGCCCGTATCAGGCCCGCTCTAAGTAGCAGTCTACTTCCTGCGGAGATACCGCATGCTGAAATACTCGTCGGCCACCTTTTCCTCCTTTGTCTCGATCAGCACGACAGTAGTCTTGGTCCCGCCAAGGATGTCGCTCATAATGAGCCTACGCGGCTCCCACTTACCCTTTTCATTCTTCCTCAGGTCCGAGTTGGCCAGGACCTTCTTAAGTCTCCCGTCGACGTCATAAAACTCAATCTTCAACGGGACGAACTCATCCTGCCACACCCACATCTTGAGGTAACTAAAATCGCTATCACCTTTGGGCGAAAGGCGCAGCACATAGCATTTGCGTCCATCCAGGGTCTCATCTGGCAGCCGCTCCGCCCGGTAGTCTTTCTTGTAGGAAGATGCGCTGCCTATCTCCTCGTAGGTGAAGTCTGTGCCCATAAACTTCTCCCGGGTAGCGCTCCCGGCCATGCGCCTCTCCCTGCCGAGGGCCGGCATGAAGAGCCACATCTGGGCGTCTGAACCTTCCTTTGTTATGCTCAGGAATTTCGTGCCCGCCACGTCGGCCGGAGAGAGGTATTCGACAAGCTGTTTATCGCTCCCGTCGGGGTCTTCCCTGCGGAATACCCTGAGTTTGTAAGTACGCTGCTGGCCACGCTTATTCTCGGTTATGAGGTCGATCGTAGCGGTGCCGCTCCCGGTGAGGGCGAGGTTATTCTCAGTATGGTCCAGTATCTGGTCTGCCGTTAGTCTCTCAGCAGCACAGGTCGTCACGCGAAACTGCATGCCGGCCAGCATCAATAGGCCTAGGCCCAGGCCAAGTGTCACAATCCATTTGGGACCTAGTAATGGCCTTGATAGAGTGGATGTCCTGTAACTCGATTTCAGAATGCCCACTTCCGGTTCCTCCTTCAGATGCCTCTATCCTTTCCTTAAGCGTCATGAGCAAAGGTCATGACCCTCTTGCCGCTACCGGGCCCGTCGTCTCCCGGAGCCTGGAATACGCCCGCTTTCCGAGGACCTGGCGTTCGCCGAGCAGCCTCAAGACGGAAGGCAGCACTATGAGGGCCCCTAATGAACTCGTCGCCATAGTGCCCGCCACCAGTGCTCCGAAGACCGAGATGGCATGGAAGCTCGAAAAAATGAGCAATCCAAATCCGATCGCCATGGTCGCTGCATTGAAGAAGATGCCCCGGCCCGTGGAGCCCACCGCGCTCATTATGGCTTCCCTTTTATCTATACCACTACTAAGCTCGAGACGGTAACGACTGATGAGGTGAATTGAGTAGTCTATCCCGATCCCTATGCAGATACCTGCTATCATCATTGTCACCACATCGAGAGGGATTCCCATGTAGCCCATGACGCCGAAGTTTATCACCACGGTGAGAACAAGGGGTATCAGGCACAGGCTCCCCAGAAAAACGGAACCCATTATAATGGAGACCACGACCCACACCCCGAGCATGGACCAAAACAGGCTCTTGAGCTGGCTGTCCATAAACCTGTCCATAAGCCTCATCATTATCTTGGGCAACCCCACCACCTTCGCCGTTGCGCCGGTCCCATCAAACTCCCTTTTTACCAGGTTTTCCGCAGAATCGATTATGCCCTTGAGCTGCGATGTCGGGACATTGGCCAGGCTTGCGGTTATAAGCGCCTTGCGGAAATCA
Protein-coding sequences here:
- a CDS encoding outer membrane lipoprotein-sorting protein, which translates into the protein MGILKSSYRTSTLSRPLLGPKWIVTLGLGLGLLMLAGMQFRVTTCAAERLTADQILDHTENNLALTGSGTATIDLITENKRGQQRTYKLRVFRREDPDGSDKQLVEYLSPADVAGTKFLSITKEGSDAQMWLFMPALGRERRMAGSATREKFMGTDFTYEEIGSASSYKKDYRAERLPDETLDGRKCYVLRLSPKGDSDFSYLKMWVWQDEFVPLKIEFYDVDGRLKKVLANSDLRKNEKGKWEPRRLIMSDILGGTKTTVVLIETKEEKVADEYFSMRYLRRK